Part of the Candidatus Angelobacter sp. genome is shown below.
TCACAGATTTCGGGCGCACCGCGAATCTGTCCGCGAGTTACAAATTCCGGGCGCGCGCCGAAGATCAGAACGCGGAAGCCGCCCGCGAGCTTCTGTTGCTGCAGGTGGCCATTGGCTATTTCAACACCCTGCAGTCGCAGGCGGTCCTGGGGGTCGCCCAGCAAACGGTGAACACGCGCCAGTTGCTGCTGGATCAGGTCAGCACTCTGGCGTCGAACAAATTGAAGTCTGAACTGGATGTCAGCTTCGCCCGGGTCGCGCTCGAAGAGGGCAATCTGCTGCTGGCCAGGTCACGGAACGATTTGAAAGCCGCCCTGGCCGCGCTTTCGACGTTGCTCGGCTTTCGCGAGCAACAGGAGTTTCAACTCGTGGAGGAGCCATTGCCGACGGAATACCCGACGAACATTTCGGAACTGATCGTAACTGCGCTCAGCAGACGGCCTGACCTGCTCCGGTTCCGCGATGAACGCGACGCGGCGGCAAAGCTCGCCCAGGCCGAAAAGAAACTCGATTATCCGACGATTGCCGCAATTGGCGTGGCTGGTGTTTCGCCGATCCACGATGACCGGTTGAAGGACGATTACGCGGCTGCCGGAGTCAACCTGAGCCTGCCGCTCTTCAACGGGAATCTTTTTTCAGCCAGAAAGAAGGAGGCGGCCCTGCGCGCAAAGGCGACGGTGGAGAATCTGCGCGACGCGGAGAACAACGTGACCCGCGACGTCCGGGTGGCGTGGCTGAACCTCAACAATGCCGTC
Proteins encoded:
- a CDS encoding TolC family protein — its product is MRCLFCVLMIWQLASGGGSSLAETNVPGTLTLANARAVAVRNHPKISEAQLRALAAQQMVTETRSAFFPTASLNVTAVGSGSDNTRIAAGGLNNPTVFDRNAEGLIVNQLITDFGRTANLSASYKFRARAEDQNAEAARELLLLQVAIGYFNTLQSQAVLGVAQQTVNTRQLLLDQVSTLASNKLKSELDVSFARVALEEGNLLLARSRNDLKAALAALSTLLGFREQQEFQLVEEPLPTEYPTNISELIVTALSRRPDLLRFRDERDAAAKLAQAEKKLDYPTIAAIGVAGVSPIHDDRLKDDYAAAGVNLSLPLFNGNLFSARKKEAALRAKATVENLRDAENNVTRDVRVAWLNLNNAVERLKITEALVENAGKAFDLAQARYKVGSSSIVELSQAQLNLTGAQIASTAARYDVQIQQANLDYQIGGVASEARRKGIH